TTGAATAAGTGAATCGAACAGTTATGATAGTGGAACAGTTAAAGGCCTACATCATGCGAGGAAATCATGGGAACGTCTAGGTGGGAACGGTTACCAATGGGAATACATTCAAATCTGTAATTtcgtaattaattttaattaattttagttaccTAAAGTGGACTATAAATATTAGGAAGACTTAGGGAATAAGGGTTGGAACTTTTACTCAGAAAACACTCAAGCACACTCACATCCTAGGGAATTCTTGAGTTTGCGATCGAGTAACTTTTCTGTAGGGTTCCTTCTATCTTTTCATTCTTTTGGTATACTTTTCTGTAAACTTTACATTTcaagtaaatttatttttcaagtGTTCTTTATCTTCATTGTCCAATTTACATTTTCGCATGGTTAATTTCTAAGTTAAAGTCCTTTGATCCAATCGGAGgcattttattgctttcttttaatttcattgcaaacctttttcattttttgtctATCTACTTTTCGaaaactttatttctttcatttcttttttcaatttacaaattttaatttatttatatttctaaATCCAATCTAATCAAAGACACTTTGATGCACTTCTAGAAACTGGTACCTGCATAGAAGAGTAGGTTTCGCTCCCAGACCACTAGATATCGAACCACCATCAATTTGTTAAAAATCGACAAAACAGAAATAATATCCATTGTCATGAGAATGATCATAGCATCATAGACTTTTTTACAGATATTTTTCTCATCATATTATTGTTGATGAATATTCAGTCCAAAAAACATAAATTACTTATCTTAAACATTCAATTTGtgaaaaagaatataaaatcGAAATTTGTTTATATGAGAAAATATGATCAGGAGACAAACCACTATTGTCCGGATTAGCAAATTCAGCCACAAATTCATCTGTTATCTATAATGTAACCACAATCACATTAAAGTGAAATAACAAAACCGGAATAATCGGTAAATCACTAAACCCAATATTATTAATGAAACTATAAAAGTATTTACAAAATCTAAAAATCAACAACTCAATATTATTAATAACAGtacaaattacaaaataaacaaaagtaaTTTGAAGCAATAATGCTTACCGACAGCGAGGGAGGAAAGGAAGTGACGACAATGACAGAAGAGTGATAACTTCCGGCGAAGATAGTTTAATTCatatataattaacaaaataaaaaaattaactgaaAAATTGAAGAACTTACTGTGGTAATtcatataattaacaaaataaaagaaaattaattaaaaaattgaagaacTTACTGCGACAGAGAAAGCAGAAAAGGCCTAGAATCCACGGCGACACAGACAGATGCTCGGCAGGATAGAGGTGGCCGACGACAAAAGCTTCCAAACCAACCTTCTGATGACGACGACAGAAGCTTCAAACCGACCTTTCGACAGTGACGACGAGAAAAGCTTTGAGTGGCGAGGGTGGCAACTGCTGGTGGTCACTGTCGACGCCGATAATGGTAGGGTTGGTGGAGGCGTTCTTTCTGCTCGTTGGAGACTTGGAGAAAATTATGGTTGGAAGGAAGAGGGAGAGGGAGACATTGGTGAAGCTGCGTTTGAGAACTGGGGGACTGGGTTAGTGACTTAGTGGGTGTTCTTTTTTTCTAGCATCAAAACGATGCCATTTTTTATCTTGGATTATAAAACCAGACCTTAAAAAAACTCGTTAGTTCGGTTGGTTCACTGGTTAACTACCGATTCGGCCAGTTTTTTAATCGATTTTTAGTAAGACGGTTCTAGGAATCAACCAGACCAGCTATATGAactcaataattaaaaaattaatttgtgagATCACTGGTTGaatcttaatattttaatatagtttttttaaaataattactaaatttatttagtgagatctaaaaaattaaaatatctaaaataattactatttttatttaatgaaatctaaaatattaaaactagtaaaatatagtagttattttactaaatattttggatttcactaaataaatatagtaattattttagatattttaattttttagatctcactaaataaatatagtagttatttaaaaaaattatattaaaatattaagatttaacAAGTGATCTCCAAATctgttttttaattattgaattctactatataaattaaacaataataaaaattataattttaaaaaatttagaagatTTAACTTTTAAAATGACCACTATATTATTTAGTgagatttaaaatattaaatttttaaatatataaccaacaataatttaataaattcgtttaaataaaaaaatttcactataaaaaaattacaagttgaaaatgtaaaattttaaaatataaataataaaataactttataataatttaattatttttattattttatgtaaagagAATTTTTATTAaggtttaaaaaataatagagtaaagtatcgtttttgtccccaacgtttggggtaagtctcaaagttgtccctaacatttcaatcgtcctatttaagtccccaacgtttcaaaattgactcaatgttgtcctaccgttagggatccgttaataaaattgacggcgggacaaaattgaaacgattttgaaacgttagggacttaaataggacgaaaacgttggggacaaaaatgatacatagaaataaattttaattttattcttcaataataataattttttactatacatagtattcaattatttttaatcacatttacacttaatcacatcacttttattctaaataattttttttattttatacttaaagtaatgtaatttttttataaataaataaattttacacttttattctaaataaataatgtaatatgaatagaatgaaagtgtaaaattataaaaaaaaatataagtaatgtgattgagtaatgaaagtaaaattacattatttagaatgaaagagtaaaagtataaaaaaattaatttattttgaatgaaagtgtaaaattataaaaaaaattataagtaatgtgattaagtaatgaaagtaaaattacattatttagaatgaaagtataaaatttatttatttataaaagaattacaatacttaagcataaaattataaaaaatttatttatttagaatgaaagtgtaaaattaaaaaaaaatataagtaatgtgattaaataatgaaagtaaaattatattatttaaaatgaaagtgtaaaagttatttatttataaaaaaaattacattactttaaatgtaaaattataaaaaaaattaatttatttagaatgaaagtggaaaattattaaaaaaattataaataatgtgattaaataatgaaagtaaaattacattatttagaatgaaagtgtaaaatttatttatttataaaaaatttacattactttaagaataaaattataacaaaattaatttatttcaaataaaagtaatgtgattaactgtaatttaaaaaacgattgaatattatgtacagtaaaaattaatattattgaaggataaaattaaaatttatttctatgtatcgtttttgtccccaacgttttaaaattgtctcaattttgtcccgccgttaattctattaacggatccctaacggcaggacaacattgagtcaattttgaaacgttagggacttaaataggacgattgaaacgttagggacaactttgggacttaccctaaacgttagggacaaaaacgatactttactcaaaataatattataattagttctataaaaaatattttaaatttaatattatgaagaaaaataaaagaaatttatataaggactaatttgattaatttttaaatttttagggatgaaaatgacttacgtcTAAAATTTCAGAgaatattttgattataaaaaacTTTTTTACACGTCAAGTAACACGCGGCGTGCTAAGTGTCACTAACTTGAAACATCAACTAATTATCATGTGACACGTGGTATTAACCTACTACATTATCTTCTAACCAACGAAATGACCAATTTGacttatattttatctttaaaagaCTAATATGactaaataatttatttaaaaattaatttaaaaaataaataaactgaggaatttaattattaatttttatcttattgaGCCTAAATTGCAACCAGTTATTTGTGATGTTCACAATTTTCATGGTCCAcggaaaaaatataaaacagaTGAAACTTCAAAGAATGGGCCGAAAATGGATAGAAGCGAAGATAACCCACAAGTAAGCCCGTATGCCTTTAAACCCTAGTAAGTAGCAGTACAAATAGCAACCTCGCATTATTCAATTGATCTTTCTGCTCATAGCCGCTGCAACAAACAAAAGAAGAGCAAGACAGAACCACTCAGCTCCGAATCACAACGCAAACAAATCATGGGTAAGGTTCACGGATCCCTAGCTCGTGCCGGAAAAGTCAGAGGTCAAACCCCAAAAGTTGCGAAACAagacaagaagaagaagccacGTGGACGAGCACACAAGCGCATGCAATACAATCGCCGATTCGTCACCGCCGTGGTGGGATTCGGAAAGAAACGAGGACCAAACTCATCTGAGAAGTAAGGGAGATGATGCTTGAAGGatggttttatttttatttttgattttattagTTTGCGAGATGTATTACTTGTTTATCAGTTGATTGGTGGATTTAAAGATGTTGAAGTTCTGATTATGGTTCAATGAAAGTTTTTTTGGTAGCTAATATTGAACTATGTTCCCCCTTTAAGATTTTTGCTagttaaagcagagcttatctTGGTGTTCAAAAGGACCAAAATTTTGTTTATGTTCATATCTTCACCGTTGACTGattatcttttatctttaaacaattttttatgtttagaGTTATCAAACCGATGTTGGTGATTTGAATATCTCGACACTAGTCATCTTAAATATGAACATAGGAGGATTGGTTGGTTGTAAGGGTGCCCCTAATTTCGCACCTTAAGCAGCCCATAGATCAAAATATGGCTTCCCTTTTTGATGAAATGGTTAATTTCTAGCATATACCTTCATCATGCTAGTATCTTTAAGATTGGTTTGGTCTTGGCCTTTTAGGGTTGAAGTTCATCTACATCTTGTAGCAAGTATAGTAAATACATGTTTCTTCGTAAGTTTGGATTATCAGGTCTGAGTAACAATGGTCGTATCTTATCACCACGTACTAGTCTATTATTATACTAGCTATCAGTCGGTGATTGATTTTGTGTAGCGGACAACCTTAGTTTACCAGCAACTAATTCGTCTCGACCCTTCTTCC
Above is a genomic segment from Arachis stenosperma cultivar V10309 chromosome 1, arast.V10309.gnm1.PFL2, whole genome shotgun sequence containing:
- the LOC130947660 gene encoding 40S ribosomal protein S30, giving the protein MGKVHGSLARAGKVRGQTPKVAKQDKKKKPRGRAHKRMQYNRRFVTAVVGFGKKRGPNSSEK